From the Nocardiopsis changdeensis genome, one window contains:
- the meaB gene encoding methylmalonyl Co-A mutase-associated GTPase MeaB produces MDTPRLVEKLLRGDRRALARAITLVENGSPELREIMAGLAPHTGRARIIGFTGSPGVGKSTTTNAVVRAARARGLSVAVLAVDPSSPFTGGALLGDRVRMQEHATDPGVYIRSMANRGHLGGLSWAAPHALRVLDAAGFDVVLVETVGVGQAEVEIAGQADTTVVLCAPGMGDSVQAAKAGVLEVADVFAVNKADREGAKSTLRELRQMVAMKDRADDEWKPPIVMMVAVHDEGVDELWERLDAHFAHLESGGGLAERRRRRAREEVQAIVLDLLRSRIGVGDGGALESAARDVAEGRRDPYAAADLVLKELDA; encoded by the coding sequence ATGGACACCCCCCGACTGGTCGAGAAGCTGCTGCGGGGCGACCGCCGGGCCCTGGCCCGCGCGATCACCCTGGTGGAGAACGGCTCCCCGGAACTGCGCGAGATCATGGCGGGGCTGGCCCCGCACACCGGCCGCGCCCGGATCATCGGGTTCACCGGGTCGCCCGGCGTGGGCAAGTCCACGACCACCAACGCGGTGGTGCGCGCCGCCCGGGCCCGCGGCCTGAGCGTGGCCGTGCTGGCGGTGGACCCCTCGTCCCCGTTCACCGGCGGGGCTCTGCTGGGGGACCGGGTCCGCATGCAGGAGCACGCCACCGACCCGGGCGTGTACATCCGGTCCATGGCCAACCGGGGCCACCTGGGCGGCCTGTCCTGGGCCGCCCCGCACGCCCTGCGGGTGCTGGACGCCGCCGGGTTCGACGTGGTGCTGGTGGAGACCGTCGGCGTCGGCCAGGCCGAGGTGGAGATCGCCGGGCAGGCCGACACCACCGTGGTGCTGTGCGCTCCCGGCATGGGCGACTCCGTGCAGGCCGCCAAGGCGGGCGTGCTGGAGGTCGCCGACGTGTTCGCGGTCAACAAGGCCGACCGGGAGGGCGCCAAGTCCACCCTGCGCGAGCTGCGCCAGATGGTCGCGATGAAGGACCGCGCCGACGACGAGTGGAAGCCGCCGATCGTCATGATGGTCGCCGTGCACGACGAGGGTGTGGACGAGCTGTGGGAGCGGCTGGACGCGCACTTCGCGCACCTGGAGTCCGGCGGGGGGCTCGCCGAGCGCCGCCGCCGCCGGGCTCGCGAGGAGGTGCAGGCCATCGTGCTGGACCTGCTGCGCTCCCGGATCGGCGTGGGCGACGGCGGCGCCCTGGAGTCCGCGGCCCGCGACGTCGCCGAGGGGCGCCGCGACCCCTACGCCGCCGCCGACCTGGTCCTCAAGGAACTGGACGCCTAG
- a CDS encoding acetyl-CoA C-acetyltransferase has translation MPGSVIVGGARTPTGRLLGSLAGFSAVDLGGFAIKGALDSAGINGDQVEYVVMGQVLQAGAGQIPSRQAAVKAGIPMNVPSLTVNKVCLSGLDAIALADQLIAAGEFDVVVAGGMESMTNAPHLLPKSRHGYKYGSIEVLDATAHDGLTDAFEGDSMGASTERHNGKLGITREEQDEFAARSHQRAAAAAEKGLFDAEIVPVEIPQRKGDPVVFSHDEGVRPDTTAESLGRLRPAFDRDGTITAGSSSQISDGAAAVVVMSRAKAEELGLTVLAEIGAHGNVAGPDNSLHSQPSNAIAHALRKAGREVADLDLIEINEAFAAVGIQSMKDLGVSADIVNVNGGAIALGHPIGASGARIALHLVHELRRRGGGLGAAALCGGGGQGDALLFSVPAE, from the coding sequence GTGGGGCTCGCACCCCCACCGGACGACTCCTCGGCTCCCTCGCCGGGTTCTCCGCCGTCGACCTGGGCGGCTTCGCGATCAAGGGCGCGCTCGACAGCGCCGGGATCAACGGCGACCAGGTCGAGTACGTGGTCATGGGCCAGGTGCTCCAGGCCGGCGCCGGCCAGATCCCCTCCCGCCAGGCGGCCGTCAAGGCCGGGATCCCCATGAACGTCCCCTCGCTCACCGTCAACAAGGTGTGCCTGTCGGGCCTGGACGCCATCGCCCTGGCCGACCAGCTCATCGCCGCGGGCGAGTTCGACGTCGTGGTAGCGGGCGGCATGGAGTCCATGACCAACGCCCCGCACCTGCTGCCCAAGTCCCGCCACGGGTACAAGTACGGCTCCATCGAGGTCCTGGACGCCACCGCGCACGACGGCCTCACCGACGCCTTCGAGGGCGACTCCATGGGCGCCTCCACCGAGCGGCACAACGGCAAGCTCGGCATCACCCGCGAGGAGCAGGACGAGTTCGCCGCCCGGTCGCACCAGCGCGCCGCCGCGGCCGCCGAGAAGGGCCTCTTCGACGCGGAGATCGTCCCGGTGGAGATCCCGCAGCGCAAGGGCGACCCGGTCGTCTTCTCCCACGACGAGGGCGTCCGCCCCGACACCACCGCCGAGAGCCTGGGCCGGCTGCGCCCGGCCTTCGACCGCGACGGCACCATCACCGCCGGGTCCTCCTCGCAGATCTCCGACGGCGCCGCCGCCGTCGTGGTGATGAGCCGGGCCAAGGCCGAGGAGCTGGGCCTGACGGTCCTCGCCGAGATCGGCGCGCACGGCAACGTCGCCGGTCCCGACAACTCCCTGCACTCCCAGCCCTCCAACGCGATCGCGCACGCGCTGCGCAAGGCGGGCCGGGAGGTCGCCGACCTCGACCTCATCGAGATCAACGAGGCCTTCGCCGCGGTCGGCATCCAGTCCATGAAGGACCTGGGCGTGTCCGCCGACATCGTCAACGTCAACGGCGGCGCCATCGCCCTGGGCCACCCGATCGGCGCCTCCGGCGCCCGGATCGCCCTGCACCTGGTCCACGAGCTGCGCCGCCGCGGCGGCGGGCTGGGCGCGGCCGCGCTGTGCGGCGGCGGCGGCCAGGGCGACGCGCTGCTGTTCTCGGTGCCCGCCGAGTAG